In the genome of Candidatus Methylomirabilota bacterium, the window GGTCGGCGTCGTCGTTGGACCGCACGAGGATGGCGACGTCGTCCGGCTTCCAGACCCCGGCGGCGACCCGCTCGCGGATCAGCTCGGCCACGGCGTCCGCCTCCTGCGTGCCCGTCTCGAAGTGCCGGTGGAGCGGCGCCGGTCCCGGCGGCTGGTGCACGGCGACCAGGCGCTTGCTGATGCCGCTGCGCACCTCCAGGCGGTCGGGGTTGTTGTGAGTGATCAGGCGATGGGCGGCGTCGAGGATCGACTGATGCGCCCGGTAGCTCTCGGTGAGGACCACCTGGCGCGCCTCGGGATAGACCGTTTGGAAGCCGAGCACGTTGGAGATGGCCGCCCCGCGCCACCGATACACTGCCTGGTCGTCATCGGCGACGACCGCCACGTTGCCGTGGCGCGCGGCCAGGAGCTTCACCAGCTCGAACTGGGCGTGGTTGGTATCCTGGAACTCGTCGACCAGCACGTACCTGAAGCGCCGCTGATACCCGCTCAGCACGTAGGGCCGCGCGCGCAGCAGGCGGAGCACCAGCACGATCTGGTCGCCGAAGTCCACGTACCCGTGCCGGGCCATCAGCTCCTGATAGCTCGCGTAGGTGGCCGCCAGCTCCCGCTGCTGGCTGGCGCGCTCGCGGGCCGCCTCGAAGTCGTCGGCCGCCGCCGCGGCCCTGGCCAGGTGCTCGGCGTGGGCCTGGTATTCCTCGGGCGCGAGGTCCTCGTCCTTGCAGCGACTGATCAGCGTGATCAGGGCGTGGATGTGCCGGGTGGGATCGCCCAGCGGCCGGTAATGGCTGAGGGGCAGCTCGAAGAGACGGTCGCGCAGGAAGATGATCTGCTCGGCGCGGTTGAGCACGCGGAAGTCGGGGGTGAGCCCGATCTCCAGGGCGTGCTCGCGGAGGATGCGGTCGCCGAACGCGTGGAACGTGGCGATCTCGACGTCGGCGTAGCCGTAGGGCACGAGCGTGTCGACACGCTCCTCCATCTCGGCGGCGGCCTTGTCGGTGAAGGTCAGGGCCAGGATCTCCTCGGGACGGGCCCGGCGCGCGGCGATGAGCCAGGCGATGCGGCGCGTGATGACGGTGGTCTTGCCGGTGCCGGCGCCGGCCACGATCAGCAGCGGACCGGCATCGTGAGTGACGGCCGCCCGCTGACCCTCGTTGAGGCCTTCGAGGATGCGGTCGGCGGCCATGCCGCCTCGACTATACTACGAGCCGTGGCGGACGACCTCGTGGCCACCGTCCGTGAGCGCGCCCGACGCAACCGCTTCTGGGCCCACCTGGGCGTGCAGGTGGACGACGCGCGGGAAGGCTGGGTGCGGCTGCGCCTGGCCGTCCGCGACGACCTCTGCAACGATACCGGCGCCCCGCTGCACGGCGGCATCTATTCCGCACTGGTCGACATGGCGGTGGGCGGCGCCCTGGGCACCTACGCGGCTCCGGCCAGCGGCGGGCTCGATCAGACCACGCTCGACCTCAACGTCAGCTTCCTGGCCGGGATCCGCGAGGGCGAGATCGTGGCCGAGGGCGCCATTTTGAGGAAGGGCCGCACCATCGCCTTCGGGGAGGCCCGGATCACCGACACCGCCGGCCGACTGCTCGCGATCGGCCGCGCCACCTACATGCTCCTCAGCCGGACGTGAGCCCGTCGCCGGCATGCAGGCCACCATCCGCCGGAAGCTCGTCCTCCTCAGCCTTCTCATCCTGGTCGTCGTCTCGTTCGCCTTCACGCTGCTCAACCACGCCATGTCCCGGGCGTGGGTGGAGGAAGACCTGCGCGAGCGCGCCGTCAATTTCGCGCGCGAGATCGCCGCGACCATCGGCGATCGGCGCGAGTTCGAGAGTCGTTTGCTCCTCGAGCGCCAGATCCGCGACATCATGGCCGTCCGCCAGAACGTCCTGCAGCTCGACGTGCTGGACCTCGACGGCGGCCGAGCCCGGGTGGTCGCCACCAGCCACCCGGAGGTGCGCCTGCCCCTCACCCGCAAGGAAACGGAGCAGGTCCGCCGTGGTCGCGTCGTCTCGCGCCTGATCCACGAGGCGTCCGGGCGCTACTGGGAGGTCCTGGCGCCGGTCACGCTGGGTGAGTCGGTGGCGGGAGCGGTGGCGGCCAAGTTCTCGCTGGACCGGGCCGACGCGGTGGCCGCCCGGGTCAGCCGGGGCGCCCTCGTCCTCACCGCCGTCTCGGTCGTGGTGATGGGGCTGCTGATGAGCCTCGCCGTTCACTTCGTCGTCGACCGCCCCTTGCGCCGCTTTCTGCACACGATCGACCGCGTCCGGCAGGGCGACACCCGGGTGGCGCTGCCGGTGACGGGCGATGACGAGTTCGCCGTGCTGGGCCGGCAATTCAACGAGATGGTCGTCCGCATCCGGACCTTCAACGACGACCTCCAGGCCCGGATCGAGGAGGCGACGCGTCAGCTCCAGGCGCGCTATCGGGAAGTGGAGCGGCTCAACGAGCAGCTATTCGCGATGCAGCGGAGCCTCAGCCACGCCGAGCGGCTGGCGCTCTCCGGGCGCATCGTGGC includes:
- a CDS encoding PaaI family thioesterase, with translation MADDLVATVRERARRNRFWAHLGVQVDDAREGWVRLRLAVRDDLCNDTGAPLHGGIYSALVDMAVGGALGTYAAPASGGLDQTTLDLNVSFLAGIREGEIVAEGAILRKGRTIAFGEARITDTAGRLLAIGRATYMLLSRT
- a CDS encoding histidine kinase dimerization/phospho-acceptor domain-containing protein, with amino-acid sequence MQATIRRKLVLLSLLILVVVSFAFTLLNHAMSRAWVEEDLRERAVNFAREIAATIGDRREFESRLLLERQIRDIMAVRQNVLQLDVLDLDGGRARVVATSHPEVRLPLTRKETEQVRRGRVVSRLIHEASGRYWEVLAPVTLGESVAGAVAAKFSLDRADAVAARVSRGALVLTAVSVVVMGLLMSLAVHFVVDRPLRRFLHTIDRVRQGDTRVALPVTGDDEFAVLGRQFNEMVVRIRTFNDDLQARIEEATRQLQARYREVERLNEQLFAMQRSLSHAERLALSGRIVAEIAHEVGTPLHSIAGHLELLRQDVTAGAPPEATTRRLNVVEGQLARVTEIITQLLDLTRRPTGEAASVDVNGLVRETIELVRPGLGAAGLSLGLSLSPGLPRV